The Paenibacillus mucilaginosus 3016 genome includes the window TGCGAAATCCAATGATTTCAAGAGCATGCGTTGGAAAACAGGTGATTGGGAGAGCGTCAATAGGTAGATAACGCTTACAAACAGCCTTTCCAGGGGATTATCGTGACTTTTAGGTGAATTAGGGCTTTGTGCTGCGGGGGAAAGAGGATTATAATTCAAATCAATTGAATAACAAGCCGAATTTCTTAATGAAAACGGGGGAACCATGAGTTTAGGGGTGAATTCATCCAAGCCGCATATGGCTGGATGATAGGGTGCCTGTACATCCGAATCCGTCAGCTAACCTCGTAGGCTTTGTTACAGGAACCTATTTTTTGGCATTGGGTTTCCAGTGTCTTTTTTTTGTGCAAAAATCCTGATTTAAGAACCGAGGTGTTCGTTATTTGAAGCCAGCCGCCAAGAAATTCGAGCTGAAGCCGCCGCAAATTCTGGTACTCGGATTCGCAGCCATCATTCTGATCGGCTCTATTCTCCTGTCGCTGCCTGTGGCCTCAGCCAGCGGTCAGCCGACGCCGTTCCTCGATGCGCTGTTTACCGCGACCTCAGCTACCTGTGTAACGGGGCTGGTCGTAGTCGATACGGGTACCCATTGGTCCGTTTTCGGGCAAATCGTCATCATTCTGCTGATCCAGGTCGGTGGACTGGGCTTCATGACCATGGCGACGCTCTTCGCCTTTGTGCTGAAGAAGCGGATCTCGCTGAAGGAGCGGCTGATTCTTCAGGAGGCCATGAATCAGGGCTCGATGGAAGGGATCGTCCGGCTGATCCGCAAGGTGATCCGGTATTCGCTTACGATCGAGGCGATCGCCGCTGTCATTTTCTCGATCCGCTGGTCCTTTGACTTGGGGGTGTCACGGGGGATCTATTATGGGATTTTTCATGCGATTTCCTTCTTTAATAATGCAGGCTTCGATCTGTTCGGATCGGTGACGGGCAAATTCAGTTCCCTCACAGCCTATGCGGACGACTGGGTGATTAACCTGGTTTCGATGATGTTAATTATTCTTGGGGGTCTCGGGTTTGTCGTGATCTCCGATTTGATTGAATTCAAGACAGTGAAGAAGCTGTCTCTGCACTCTAAGGTCGTGCTGAGCGCTACCGGTATACTGATCGGCGTAGGCACGATTGTCATCTTCGTGTTCGAACTGACGAACATGAAGACGCTGGGCCCGCTGAGCTGGTCCGGCAAGTTCCTCGCCTCCCTGTTCCAATCAGTGTCTCCGAGGACGGCGGGAGCCAATTCGGTCGATATCGCGGGGCTGCGGCAGGCGACGCAGTTTTTCATCATCATCCTGATGTTCATCGGCGCTTCGCCGGGGTCCACCGGAGGCGGGATCAAAACGACTACCTTCACCACCCTGGTGGGAGCCATTGTCGCGATGATCCGCGGCAAGGAGGACATTGTGCTCTTCCATTACAGGCTCGGCAAGGACCGCATTCTCAAAGCCATCACGCTCACGATGATCGCGCTGTTCCTGGTGATCTTCGTAACGATGCTTCTCAGCACCACCGAGGATCATTCTTTCCTCATGATCTTGTTTGAAGTGACTTCCGCCTTCGGTACGGTGGGTCTCTCGATGGGGCTGACGCCGGATCTGACGGAGTTCGGCAAAGTGATGATCGCCCTGACGATGTTCGCCGGACGTCTCGGCCCGCTGACCCTTGCATATGCGCTCGGACCTAAGGCTGAGAAGGAGCTGTACCGTTACCCGGAAGGTAAAATTACGATTGGATAGGGGAACAACAACACATGAAACGCAGCCAATACGCTGTCATCGGACTGGGCCGCTTCGGCTCCTCCGTAGCAATGGAACTCATGAAGCTTGGCTATGAGGTGCTCGGCATCGATAAGGATGAGGAGTCTGTCGAGGAGATGGCTGACAAGCTGACCCATGTCGTCGTAGCCGACGCTACCGATGAAGAGGTGCTCCGGTCGCTGGGGATCCGCAACTTCGATTGTGTCGTCGTGTCGATCGGGGATGACATCCAGTCAAGCATTCTCACGGCCATTCTGCTAAAGGATATCGGTGTGGGCAATGTCGTGGCCAAGGCGCTATCGGAGCTCCATGGCAAAGTATTGAGCAAGATTGGTGTGGACCGGGTCATCTATCCGGAACGCGATATGGGCATCCGGGTGGCGCACCAGCTCGTCTCGCCGAATCTGCTCGATTATATCGAGCTTTCGAAGGAGTATACCATTGCCGAGCTGGCGGTGCCGCGATGTCTGTCCGGCCGCTCGCTGAAAGAGCTCGATACGCGGGCGCGTTATGGCTGCAGTGTGGTGGCGATTAACAAGAAGGACGGCGTGATCATCGCGCCGACGGCAACGGATACGGTGGAAGAGAAGGATATTATGGTCATCATCGGAACGAACCAGCAGATCGAGACCTTCGAGAATGCGGTCATCCGTTAATGGCTTCTTCCTAATGGGACCCCTTATGGACCGTACCGATCAATTACTAAACTGATGGGATGAGGAAGATGGAACAAGGCGTTTCATTGGAACACGTGCTGTACCTGCTCGTCATCATCCTGCTGACCGGCATGCTGGTGGGACGTCTCTCCGGTCTGCTGAAGCTCCCGGACGTGGCTCTGTTCCTGATTGCCGGAATTGTGCTGGGTCCGCTGCTGCACTGGATTCATGAGCCGAGCAGTTCCTTCACGAACCAGTTCATCCTGACCGTGGGATCTACCTTGATCCTCTTCGACGGAGGACGGAATATCCGTCTTGCCGGCCTGAAGAAGGTATGGCTCACGCTCACGCTGCTTAGTATCCCGGGAGTTCTGATTACCTGCGCGATTGTCGCGGCCGCTTCACACTGGCTGCTTCATCTGCCGTGGATGTATGCGCTGCTGCTGGGCGCGATCATTTCGTCGACCGATCCGGCGACGCTGATTCCGGTATTCAAGCAGGTAAGGGTTCGGACGAAGGTCAGGGAGACGGTCGAGAGCGAATCCGCCTTCAACGATGCGACAGGATCGATTCTCACGTTCACTCTGCTTGGTGCTCTGACCGGAGGGGGAGCGATCTCCCTTGGCGATTCGGTGAAGGAGTTTTTGATCACCGCTCTCGGCGGGATCGGCGCCGGTGTCTTGATCGGTCTCGCGCTTGCCTTCTTGACGGTGCACCGAAAGTTTGGGTTCCTCCGGGACTATGCGGGAATCGTTATGCTTGTAACGGCTGCAGGCGCATATCTCGCAGGGGATCTGCTCCATGTGAGCGGTTTTATGGCGACATTCACGGCTGGACTGATCTGGGGGAATGCCGAGCTGTTCGGGCTGGATTTCGCCGATCGGAAGCAGGAACTGCATCATGTGGCGGAGAACCTTACGGTGCTCCTTCGGATGCTGATCTTTGTCCTCCTTGGAAGCCAGGTCGACTTTGGGGTGATCGGGGAGTATCTCGTGCCGAGTCTTGGCGTGATCGCCATCTTCATGCTGATCGCAAGGCCGATGACCGTGCTCTTATGTGCTCTTCCGGACACGCGTGCGAAATGGGAGCGCAATGAACTGCTCTTCATGTTCTGGGTGCGCGAGACCGGCGTCATCCCGGCGGCCTTGTCCGGCATGGTGGTGGGGATGGGCATCGCCCACGCGGACATCATCGCGTCGGTGACCTTCCTCGCCGTGCTTGTCACGATCCTGCTGCAGGCCGGGACGACCGCCTATGCGGCCAGGCGGCTGGGTCTCGAAGAGAAGGCGGAGCCTTAGGCTCCGCCTTCTCTCTATATAATAGAAGAAACATTATGGCTGCCGGCAGCGGCAGGCGATCAGCTGGAGGAACTTCCGCCCTCGGAGCGGAAATGATGCACCGCATGGTCGATGAAACGGCGGATGGACGGCTCCAGAACGGCTTCCTCTATGAAGAGCAGGGAAGTCGTTCTTTTCGTTTGTTCCAGCTCGGGGATGTATCTCACGGTGACCTCGTTGTCCGCCAGCCAGTTGTGCCGCAGGTAGGATTCGGGCAGAAGCGTGGCCGCCTTACAGGTGGAGACCAGCCGGATGATGGCCTCGAAGGAGTCGATCTCCATCTTGACGTCGGGATGCACCTCGTACCGGTGGAACATCTCGTCCATGAGCACGCGGTACCACGTGCCGCGGGAGAAGAGGATCATCGGCAGTTCGTGGAGGTCGCGGATGTCGACCTCCTCCTTGTCCTGCAGCGGATGGACCTCGGGCAGGACGAGGCAGAGATGGTCGTCGAACAGCGGCACACAGGTCAGCGCGGGATCCGACATTTGGGAGGCGACCAGTCCGATGTCGACCTTCTTCTCCTTGACGAGCGGGACGATCTCATGCGTCTTGCCGGTCACGGCTTTGATATCCGTATGCGGGTAAGCCTGCGTATAGATCGTGATGAGCTCCGGCAGGGTGGACTGCAGCGTCGTGAGCGAGGCGCCGATAATAATGCTGGCGGGCTTGCTGTCGGTGGAATAAGCCTGCAGGGCCTGGCGGAGCTTGCGCTCAAGGCGCTTCTGCTCGATCGCATACTCGTAGCAGATCTCGCCGGCCCGGGTGAGCTCCAGCCGTTTGCCCTTGCGTTTGAAGAGCGCAACCCCGAGCTCTTCTTCGAGCCGCATGATTTTGCGGGAGAGGGCGGGCTGCGAGATGTTCAGGAGCAGGGAGGCTTTGTTCAGGCTCTGCTGCTCGACGACGGCCGCGAATTCGATAAGATGTTCCATGGGACGGAGACCCCTTTTTATGAGAATAGTTATGCGCACCGGTTATAAGGCGATATAAATAATCTGCACTTCCATTATAAGCGAAACGGGAGTAGTATGGTATTGTCACGACATGTTCACAAAAATTGCCGCGAACTGCATAAAAGATTGTCGATTCATGGAAAATAAGATGGGGTTTCTCGGTTGACGCTCTATGTATGCGGGAGTACAATGGTAAATGGTTTTGACGAATCGGTGACAAGCCTTATCTTGAGGGGGGAACGGATTGTAATGTTTAAAAACTCGTATTATTCTCGAAAGCTGCATTCATTGTTGGGTGTTATCCCGGTCGGTTTCTTCCTGATCGAGCACCTGCTGACGAATTACTCAGCGTTCAAGGGCGGGCACGAGGGATTCCTGGAGCACGTCGAATGGCTTCACGGTCTTCCGCTCGTGCTTGTGCTTGAGATCTTCGGGATCTGGATTCCACTGGCCTACCACGCCATCTACGGATTGTATGTGGCTTACACCGCCCGCAACAACGTGAATAACTACGGTTACTTCCGTAACCAGATGTTCTTCCTGCAGCGCGTAACCGGTGTCATTACCTTCATCTTCGTGGCGTTCCACTTCTTCCAGACGCGGTTCCAGATTACACTCGGGAATGTGGCGCAGGAAGCGATCGGCGTGCAGATGCATCACATTGCTACCGACACCGTCAACTTCGTATTCTACTGTATCGGCATCGTTGCTGCCGTGTTCCACTTCAGCAACGGGATGTGGTCGTTCCTCGTCAGCTGGGGCGTTACGGTAGGTCCTCGGGCACAGCGCGTCTCCACTTACGTGTGGATGGGTGTGTTCGTAATCATGTCTATTATGTTCATTCTGTCTCTGACGGCCTTCACGGATCCGCAGTTCCAGCAAGTGCCGCAGACGGCAACGCATTAAGGGGGAACGGACAATCATGGCGAATTCTAAAATTATCGTAGTCGGTGGAGGCCTGGCAGGCTTGATGGCGACCATCAAAGCAGCAGAGGCCGGCGTTCACGTCGACCTGTTCTCCTTGGTACCGGTTAAACGTTCTCACTCCGTCTGTGCTCAGGGCGGCATCAACGGTGCCGTCAACACCAAAGGGGAAGGCGACTCGCCTTGGGAGCACTTCGACGATACTGTATACGGGGGCGACTTCCTTGCGAACCAGCCGCCGGTTAAAGCCATGTGCGAAGCCGCACCGGGCATCATCCATCTTATGGACCGGATGGGCGTTATGTTCAACCGTACGCCGGAAGGTCTCCTGGATTTCCGCCGTTTCGGGGGCACGAAGCACCACCGTACCGCGTTCGCAGGCGCAACCACCGGCCAGCAGCTGCTGTACGCGCTCGATGAGCAGGTACGCCGCTGGGAGACCGCGGGTCTCGTCAAGAAGTACGAGCACTGGGAGTTCCTCGGCGCGGTTCTCGATGACGACGGCGTATGCCGCGGGATCGCAGGGCAGGATCTGCGAAGCATGGAAGTCAATACCTTCAAGGCCGATGCGGTCATCCTGGCTACCGGGGGCCCCGGCATCATTTTCGGCAAGACGACGAACTCCGTCATCAACACCGGTACGGCAGCGAGTGCCGTGTACCAGCAGGGTGTGCACTATGCCAACGGCGAGTTCATCCAGATTCACCCTACGGCGATCCCGGGCGACGACAAGCTGCGCCTGATGTCCGAATCCGCACGGGGCGAAGGCGGCCGCGTATGGACGTACAAGGACGGCAAGCCGTGGTACTTCCTGGAAGAGAAATATCCGGCGTACGGCAACCTCGTACCGCGTGATATTGCAACACGTGAGATTTTTGCGGTCTGCGTAGACATGAAGCTCGGCGTCAACGGCGAGAACATGGTTTACCTCGACCTGTCGCATAAGGATCCGAAGGAGCTCGACGTGAAGCTCGGCGGGATCATTGAGATCTACGAGAAGTTCATGGGCGACGACCCGCGCAAGATTCCGATGAAGATTTTCCCTGCGGTACACTATTCGATGGGCGGCATGTGGGTCGACTACAACCAGATGACGAACATCCCGGGCCTCTTCGCCTGCGGCGAGTGCGAATACCAGTACCACGGTGCGAACCGTCTCGGTGCGAACTCCCTGCTGTCCGCGATCTTCGGCGGAATGGTTACCGGTCCGAAAGCGATCGAGTACATCCGTGGACTCGACAAGTCGGCCGATGACATCTCCTCCTCCGTATTCGACCGTTACGGCAAGCTGCACACGGACAAGTACGAAGGCATCCTGAATATGGACGGCAAAGAGAATGCATACGTGCTCGGTAAAGAGCTCGGCGAATGGATGACCGATAACATGACGGTTGTTCGTTATAACAAGAAGCTCGAGCAGACGATCGACAAGATCAACGAGCTCAAGCAGCGCTACAAGAACATCAATATCAACGACTCCGCGCGCTACAACAACCCTGGTGTGGCGTACACCCGCCAGCTGTGGAACATGCTCGAGCTCGCGCATGCGATGACGCTCGGCGCCCTGCTGCGGAACGAAAGCCGCGGAGCCCACTACAAGCCGGAGTTCCCTGAGCGCAACGACGAGCAGTTCCTGAAGACGACCAAGGCGGCATGGACGGCCGAAGGCCCGCAAATTTCGTACGAAGAAGTCGACGTGTCTCTCATTGCACCGCGTAAGCGTGACTATACGACCGATAAGAAGAAGGGAGGTCATTAATCATGGCCGAAGCAACCGCAACTGCAAGCAGGAAGGTTAAATTCATCGTCACCCGCCAGGATTCCGCGGACGGCAAGTCCTACACCGAGGAATTCGAAGTGCCTTACCGCCCCAACATGAACGTCATCTCGGCGCTGATGGAAATTCAGCGTAATCCGGTGAACGCTTCGGGCAAAACAACGACGCCGGTATGCTGGGAATCGAACTGCCTTGAGGAAGTATGCGGCGCCTGCTCCATGGTTATTAACGGCAAGCCGCGCCAGGCGTGCTCCGCGCTCGTCGACAAGCTCGAGCAGCCGATCCGCATTGCTCCGATGTCCACGTTCCCTGTCGTGCGTGACCTTGTCATCAACCGGGAGCGTATGTTCTCCGCGCTGAAGAAGGTCAAAGCATGGATCCCGATCGACGGTACGTACGATCTCGGTCCGGGGCCGCGTATGGCGGAAGCGAAGCGCCAATGGGCTTACGAGCTGTCGAAGTGCATGACCTGCGGTGTCTGCCTGGAGTCCTGTCCGAATGTCAACGACAAGACGGACTTCATCGGACCTGCGGCCGTATCGCAGGTGCGTCTGTTCAACGCTCACCCGACAGGGGAGATGAACGCGCACGAGCGTCTCGAGGCGCTGATGGAAGACGGCGGGATCGAGGGCTGCGGCAACTCGCAGAACTGCGTGCGTTCCTGCCCGAAGGGCATTCCGCTGACGACCTCCATCGCAGCGATGAACCTCGATACGACGAAGCATCTGTTCAAGAAATGGCTCGGCATGTAACTGGTCTTATCCGGCTTCTCTTCACTGCGGCAGCAGGGAAGGGAAGCTTTTTTCGTAGCGGCTTCAAAAAGCATTGACGGGTAGAAATGGAGAAGGTACAATGTGTTTAAACGTTTCAATCAACAGGATGAAGGATTATTTCGTTCATTTCATTAAGGAAAAGGGGTTGTGGGTGACATGAGCAGAAAACGCCAGATTACTATCGTAGACCTTGCCGAAGCGGCTGGCGTTTCGATCGCAACGGTCTCGAATGTGCTCAACCGCCGGAATGTCCCGATGTCCGAGGAGACGATCCGCAAGGTAGAGGAAGCCGCAGAGCAGCTCGGCTACCGCCGCAACGTCATGGCGGCCAGTCTCAGCCGGCGCAAGTCCTACGAGCTCGGCATGCTGGTGCCCGGTTTCGGCGGCTATTACGGCCGTTTCGCCGAGGAGATGCAGCGCATGGCCCACCTGCACGGCTACCACTTGTCCGTGTTCTCGGCTGCCGGGTTCGACCCGGAGATCGAGAAGCGGCATCTCGACGTGCTGCTGCAGCGCCGGGTCGACGGCCTCTTCTGCCACGGCCTTGCCATGTCACAGGACGCGACACGGCAGATTGTCCGCGACGGGACACCGCTCGTGCTGTTCAACGGCTGGGGCTGGCCGGGCGATATCGCCATCGGGGCCGTCAATCTCGACTTTGCCGGCGGCGTGGAGGCGGCTGTGCTGCATCTCTATGAGAGCGGCTGCCGGCGGATTTATTACCTCAGCCGGCCGGAAGCGCACGCGGTGGACGCGCAGCGCCGGCTCGGGTTCCAGGCGGGGCTCGCCCGGCTCCCGGAGCAGGTAGAGTCCGGTATTCTCGAGACGCAGCGGTACCCCGGGTCTGTTGAAGAAGCTGTGGACGGGATTGGAAAGCTCGGTGCGGGTGAGGGACCGGTCGGCATGATCGGTTTCGATGACTTCACGGCGTTCACCTTCATGTCGGCCGTCCAGAGCCAGGGACTCCGGGTGCCGCAGGATTACAAGATCATCGGCATCAACAATGATCCGCTGTCTGCGCTCTGCTATCCGGGACTGTCGACGCTGGACATTCCTTACAACGATCAGGCGAAGCTTGCGATGGAGCTCATGCTTCAGAAGCTCGGCGGCAAAGAAGCGGAAGGGGAAGAAGGTCAGCCGCCTCAGGCGGAGGAGAAGAACGACGCTGCCGATACCCCGGAGATCCGTATTCCGCTGCAGCTCATGGCCCGCTTGTCCACCCAGCCTTAGGTGAAATGATGAACAGTCCCATCCCAATCCGAAGAGGAGTGTCCGGCTAATGACCTTGTGGCAGCAGGCCATCGAAGATGCGGTAGGGAAGACAAGAGAGAATATCAACCGGTTTGGCGACAAATTCCCTCATGTAGGCGCAGGAGACAAGTACATTCTGAACGACAATACGGACTGGACCGAGGGCTTCTGGTCCGGTATGCTCTGGCTGTGCTACGAATACTCGGGCGATGCAGCGTTCCGGCAGGCCGCAGGCCGTACGGTCGACAGCTTCCGCCGCCGGCTGGATCAGAACCGCGTGCTTGATCACCATGATATCGGCTTCCTGTACTCGCTCTCGGCCAAAGCCCAGTGGCTGATCGAGGGGGACGAAGAGGCCAGGAAGCTTACGCTGGAGGCAGCCGATGTGCTCATGCGGCGTTGGCGTCCCCAGGGCGGCTTCATCCAGGCCTGGGGAGAAGAAGGGGACCCGCACAACGGGGGCCGGATCATCATCGACTGCATGATGAATCTGCCGCTGCTGTATTGGGCTTACGGGCAGACGGGGGAAGAGAAGTACCGTAACGTCGCCGTCATCCATGCGGATAAATCCCGTCGCTTCCTCGTCCGGGGGGACGACTCATCGTATCACACGTTCTACTTCGATCCGCAGAACGGTGATTCGATCCGCGGCGGAACGGCCCAAGGCTACCGGGACGGCTCCACTTGGACGCGCGGGCAGGCCTGGGGCATCTACGGCTTTGCCTTGTCCTACCGTTACACGAAGAACCCTCTGTATCTCGAGACCTCCCGCCGGCTGGCCCGCTTCTTCTACGAGCATCTGCCCGAGGACAGCGTAGCGTACTGGGACTTCGATGCGCCGGTGAACGGAGAGACGCGGCGCGACAGCTCCGCTTCGGCCATTGCCGCAGCCGGCACCATCGAGCTGCTCGCGCATCTGGACGGTACGCATCCGGACCGCGCCTACTTCGAGGCGGCCCTGCAGCGTTCGGTCACCTCGCTCGTGGAGAACTACTCCACGATGGGCCGGCCCGACGCCGAAGGTCTGCTGCTGCACGGCTCTTACAGCGTACGCGAGAACAAGTCGCCGGACGACTATATGAGCTGGGGCGATTACTTCTATCTGGAGACGCTGCTCCGGCTGGAGCGGGGCATTCCCGGGTACTGGTACGAACGGGGACAGGACTGATTCATTCCTTATTGATATAGGTTAGATGCATGGCCATAACACCCTTTCTCCGGCCGGGCGCCGGGGAAAGGGTGTTTGACTTGTGGGGACCAGGGAGGAATGCCTCAAGAGAAGGACTGGCCTTCTTCCTTGCTGCGAAGGAATTCTCTGCCATAGTCACCGTGCGGATGGATTGTCGCATGCTCCGTTTGGATGGTGGAATGCTCGATGCCGAATTTCTCCTTGAGGGTCTCGTTGATGGCGAGGATGATGCAGAAAGGCTGCACTTTTTCGTCTACGAAGACATGGGCGGTCAGCGAGTAATGGTCGCTCGATACGGCCCACAGGTGCATTTCATGCACGTCTTCGACGCCTTCCACGTTCCCGATGGCCGAACGGATCTCATCGAGATTGAAGCGGTCAGAACGGATTCCATCAGAATAAGATAGGACTCCTTCAGAATCTTGACGCCGCCGGCGAAGATGATGCCGCCGATCAGCATACTGACCAGGGGATCGACCCACTGCAGGCCTGTAAAATAAATGACGACTGCCGATACGATGACACCGGCGGAGCTGAGCAGATCGCCGATGAAGTGCCACAAGGCGCTCTGGATATTGAGATTCTCTTCTTCCTTCATGCTGCGGCTGAGGACGAGCGTCAAGGTCAGATTCACCAGAAACCCGATGGAGGCGATGGCCAGCATCAGCTTGAAATCGATCGTCTGCGGCTCGATGAACCGGCGTCCACCCTCGATGAAGATGCCGATGGCGATGACGGCGAGAGCCAGCCCGTTCAGGAACGAGGCGATAATCTCGAAGCGCAGATAGCCGAACGTGAACTGGGCGTTGGGCGGACGCGAGGCGAGATAGATGGCGGTCATGCTCAGCCCGAGGGCAATGACGTCCGAGATCATATGAGCCGAATCCGAGAGGAGGGCGAGCGAGTTGGAGAGCAGGCCGCCGACGATCTCCACGACCGTGAAGAAAGCCGTGAGGAGCAGCGTAATCCATAAGGTTTTCTTGGAACGGGACTGTTCCTTGACATGGTGCAGATGATGGTAGTCGTACATGGGATCACCGACCTTTCCTACAGTGTATTCTCCGGAGGTCCATGCTGTATGTTGTCCGGATGACGGGATAAGCCCGGTATCTTCTAGCAGACATCACTAGAGAAAATAGAGGGGCTGTATGTCTCGGATTATACGTCAAGCCTGAAATTTTGGCAAATACTTTAATTGATAGCGATTTTCAGCGATTTGATAGTGATTTTCATTATGATGATAAGTTTTATCAAAGATTTGAAAGTATTTCTCAGTATCTTGAGATTCATTCTCAGATGAACTGCAGCGCTTTCAAAATTGTTACATAACTGAAATATGTTTGTTACACGCTTTTCATCTTAAGGCTGTATGATAAGTCTCAAGACCCCCTTTTTAATATATACACCTTAAGGCCCTCCCCGTTGGAGGGCCTCTTTTTTTTGTGCAATGCGTCAAAACATGGATAAATAAGAACTTTTAGTGGGAGGGGAATGCCCGGATTTTAGGCTTGGGGACGAATTGGGGACGAGGGGGCGAAACGAACCATATTGCAATAGAAACGGATTCATAGCGGCTGGCACTGTGGAATATATAATAACCGAGGCTTAATACACTTGGGGATTGAGGAAAATACGAATGAGCAGTCCATTCATCTCTGAATGTCCGGAGGTTGCACAAGCGATTCAATTGAATTGGCTGCCGTTAGCATCGCTTGACGAGATGGAGCACCGGGAATATGATGTTCTCATCGTAGGTTCAGGTGCGGGGGGCGGTGCGGCTTTATGGCGAATGTGCCAGCGATGGGGGGCCGATAAGCGGATTGGTGTAATTGAAGCCGGGGATACTTTATTAGATACACATGCCCGCAATATCAGCACACTATCCGATGAATTCCGCTTTTCAAGCTATTTGCGAGCCGTCAAACAACCGGTTGAAGGCAGCGCTCCAGACATGTTAGGTGCAACGCAAGTGACTGCGCTGGGCGGAAAAACGCTGTTCTGGACCGCTATCGCCCCTCGGCCATACGCAGGTGTGCTGGCCGATTGGCCTGTACCGATGCAGGAGCTGAATTATTACTTTGGGATTGCTGAGCAATTTATGAACGTCCGAGACTATTTTTCTTTCAAATACCCTATGTGGGAAGTACTGTTGAATCGGCTGCAAGTGAATGGATTTCCGCAGGCGAAATATGCACCAAGGGCACTTGATTTTGAGCCGCTTAATTATAAAGGCACCATTAATTCCAACGTTTATTTCAGCTCTATCCAATTTTTGGGTGAAAGCTTAAACTTGCATCCCTATGATCTGGCTGTACAGGCGAGGGCCACCCGGATTCTCACCTGCGGCGGCAGAGCATGTGGCGTTGAAGTGATGAGGAAGGACAAGAGTTTTTATAGGTTGAAGGCTAAAAATATTATCCTGGCAGCCGGCGCTTTTCAAACCCCGAGACTTCTTTTGCATTCGGCAATTCCTGGACCTAGCATCGGCCATTATTTGCAAAACCACTCTTATTTGCGGGTCACCGTGCAGATGAGGCAGGAGGGGTTCGCGCAAGGAATCAGTTTCGAAGCATTTCCTTACGCATTGATTATTCCCCAGACGGAAGGCCACCCCTATCAAATCCAGGTTTATCCTTCGGGATTAGCAGATGAAAAGAAACTGGAATTGAACGCTTTTGGGAGCGTGGAACCTCGTTATGCAAACCGTATAACGCTTGATCCATATAAGAGGGATGAATATGGCGTTCCGATAATCAAGGTGGATTTCAGCTATAGTTACAGGGACTGGGCCGTTATGGCCCAAATGTCACAAACGCTGCTGCGTGCTGCCGCTGCCTGGGAGAGCGTAATTCAACCTCCCGGCATATGCCTGCTGCCTCCCGGCGCAGACAACCATGAATCGGGAACGTGCCGGATGGGCATCGATCCCTACACCTCGGCAACGAATCCATTCGGGCAAATTCATAACATAACCGGATTATTTGTTGCAGACAATAGTGTGTTTCCTGGTACAGGAGGAGCCAATCCAACGCTTTCGACCATTGCGTTAGCCATCCGGACTGCAGATTATATCGCAGCATCGAATCCCTAAGAAATGGAAAGAAAGCGTTTTACGTCAAATGTCCAGCTGTTATCGAGTTATGCCATTGCAGCCGCAACATTCGCTAGGTCCTCATCTGATCCTCTGCCGAAAACAATAAAATGGGCGCCTCGCCTGTGCAAAGTAAGCGTCAAATAGCCCCCACCTTGTCTAACAAGATGAGG containing:
- the sdhA gene encoding succinate dehydrogenase flavoprotein subunit; the protein is MANSKIIVVGGGLAGLMATIKAAEAGVHVDLFSLVPVKRSHSVCAQGGINGAVNTKGEGDSPWEHFDDTVYGGDFLANQPPVKAMCEAAPGIIHLMDRMGVMFNRTPEGLLDFRRFGGTKHHRTAFAGATTGQQLLYALDEQVRRWETAGLVKKYEHWEFLGAVLDDDGVCRGIAGQDLRSMEVNTFKADAVILATGGPGIIFGKTTNSVINTGTAASAVYQQGVHYANGEFIQIHPTAIPGDDKLRLMSESARGEGGRVWTYKDGKPWYFLEEKYPAYGNLVPRDIATREIFAVCVDMKLGVNGENMVYLDLSHKDPKELDVKLGGIIEIYEKFMGDDPRKIPMKIFPAVHYSMGGMWVDYNQMTNIPGLFACGECEYQYHGANRLGANSLLSAIFGGMVTGPKAIEYIRGLDKSADDISSSVFDRYGKLHTDKYEGILNMDGKENAYVLGKELGEWMTDNMTVVRYNKKLEQTIDKINELKQRYKNININDSARYNNPGVAYTRQLWNMLELAHAMTLGALLRNESRGAHYKPEFPERNDEQFLKTTKAAWTAEGPQISYEEVDVSLIAPRKRDYTTDKKKGGH
- the sdhB gene encoding succinate dehydrogenase iron-sulfur subunit; the protein is MAEATATASRKVKFIVTRQDSADGKSYTEEFEVPYRPNMNVISALMEIQRNPVNASGKTTTPVCWESNCLEEVCGACSMVINGKPRQACSALVDKLEQPIRIAPMSTFPVVRDLVINRERMFSALKKVKAWIPIDGTYDLGPGPRMAEAKRQWAYELSKCMTCGVCLESCPNVNDKTDFIGPAAVSQVRLFNAHPTGEMNAHERLEALMEDGGIEGCGNSQNCVRSCPKGIPLTTSIAAMNLDTTKHLFKKWLGM
- a CDS encoding LacI family DNA-binding transcriptional regulator yields the protein MSRKRQITIVDLAEAAGVSIATVSNVLNRRNVPMSEETIRKVEEAAEQLGYRRNVMAASLSRRKSYELGMLVPGFGGYYGRFAEEMQRMAHLHGYHLSVFSAAGFDPEIEKRHLDVLLQRRVDGLFCHGLAMSQDATRQIVRDGTPLVLFNGWGWPGDIAIGAVNLDFAGGVEAAVLHLYESGCRRIYYLSRPEAHAVDAQRRLGFQAGLARLPEQVESGILETQRYPGSVEEAVDGIGKLGAGEGPVGMIGFDDFTAFTFMSAVQSQGLRVPQDYKIIGINNDPLSALCYPGLSTLDIPYNDQAKLAMELMLQKLGGKEAEGEEGQPPQAEEKNDAADTPEIRIPLQLMARLSTQP
- a CDS encoding glycoside hydrolase family 88 protein; the encoded protein is MTLWQQAIEDAVGKTRENINRFGDKFPHVGAGDKYILNDNTDWTEGFWSGMLWLCYEYSGDAAFRQAAGRTVDSFRRRLDQNRVLDHHDIGFLYSLSAKAQWLIEGDEEARKLTLEAADVLMRRWRPQGGFIQAWGEEGDPHNGGRIIIDCMMNLPLLYWAYGQTGEEKYRNVAVIHADKSRRFLVRGDDSSYHTFYFDPQNGDSIRGGTAQGYRDGSTWTRGQAWGIYGFALSYRYTKNPLYLETSRRLARFFYEHLPEDSVAYWDFDAPVNGETRRDSSASAIAAAGTIELLAHLDGTHPDRAYFEAALQRSVTSLVENYSTMGRPDAEGLLLHGSYSVRENKSPDDYMSWGDYFYLETLLRLERGIPGYWYERGQD